Proteins co-encoded in one Gehongia tenuis genomic window:
- a CDS encoding CD3337/EF1877 family mobilome membrane protein: protein MRKHKILRYAGITLLVIVGILVFLSITGTVAHAAGLVDDTVDAANQYSKYPLENYQLDFYVDSSWDWLPWNWLDGIGKSIQYGLYAITNFVWTVSMYISNATGYVVQEAYKLDFISDTANAIGTNIQTLAGVNAGGFSTQGFYVGFLLILVLLVGIYVAYTGLIKRETTKAVHAVVNFLVVFVLSASFIAYAPNYITKINDFSSDISSAALSLGTKITLPNSDSQGKDSVDLVRDSLFSIQVQQPWLLLQYGSSDMEDLGADRVESLLSASPDTDTREDTVIAEIEDKDNPNMSVTKTMSRLGTVVFLFLFNIGISVFVFLLTGMMIFSQVLFIIYAMFLPVSFILSMIPSYEGMAKKAITKLFNAIMMRAGITLIITAAFSVSTMFYSISAGYPFFMIAFLQVVTFAGIYFKLGDLMGMFSLQSGDAQQVGRRIFRRPYMLLNRGARRMERRVGRTLAAGMAGGAVGAAVASGSRKPDTRKSADRQNHATGSRPNHDTGQSGSTATFGKRAGSKVGAVLDTKQRVKDKAQSVKEQVKDMPIQAGYAVHSVKERAKENVSDFKRGMVEEKTTRQQGRAAKQGSHRQTIAEKRMAMEKAKPTGSAAKGTAPVHERPATTPVSGVTTPQATAAKGAAPKTEPTSKERPAAVTRESYEKPPTTKGREPAAKPQEQRTQVVRESTARPQTVKEPAKPQAVKEPAPVGTKTIRQTSAQKTSRNIQRNTGKNSTTHNTKKGRKK from the coding sequence ATGCGTAAACATAAAATACTGCGCTATGCAGGTATCACCCTCTTAGTCATTGTGGGTATCCTCGTTTTCCTGTCCATCACAGGTACGGTGGCTCATGCCGCCGGATTGGTGGACGACACGGTGGACGCTGCCAACCAGTATTCTAAGTATCCGCTGGAAAACTACCAGCTTGACTTCTACGTGGACAGCTCATGGGATTGGCTGCCGTGGAACTGGCTGGACGGTATCGGCAAGAGTATCCAGTACGGCTTGTACGCCATCACCAACTTTGTCTGGACGGTCAGCATGTATATCTCCAACGCCACAGGGTACGTGGTGCAGGAAGCCTACAAGCTGGACTTTATCTCCGATACCGCAAACGCAATCGGAACAAACATCCAGACACTTGCCGGGGTAAATGCAGGCGGCTTTTCTACACAGGGGTTCTACGTGGGTTTCCTGCTTATCCTTGTGCTGCTGGTGGGTATCTACGTGGCGTACACAGGTCTTATCAAGAGGGAAACTACAAAAGCTGTCCATGCAGTCGTCAACTTCCTTGTGGTATTCGTCCTGTCAGCGTCCTTTATCGCTTACGCTCCCAACTATATCACGAAAATCAATGACTTTTCCTCGGACATCAGCAGTGCGGCATTGTCACTGGGTACGAAAATCACCCTCCCAAACTCCGACAGTCAAGGGAAAGACAGTGTGGACTTGGTACGGGACAGCCTGTTTTCCATACAAGTACAGCAGCCGTGGCTGTTATTGCAGTACGGCAGCTCCGATATGGAGGACTTGGGTGCAGACCGTGTGGAAAGCCTGCTCTCTGCCAGTCCGGACACCGACACCAGAGAGGATACGGTAATTGCAGAAATCGAGGACAAGGACAATCCAAACATGAGCGTCACTAAGACCATGAGCCGCTTGGGAACGGTGGTCTTTCTGTTCCTATTCAATATCGGCATTTCCGTCTTTGTATTCCTGCTTACAGGCATGATGATTTTCTCGCAAGTGCTGTTTATTATCTACGCCATGTTCCTGCCTGTGAGCTTTATCCTGTCCATGATACCCTCTTACGAGGGCATGGCAAAGAAAGCCATCACAAAGCTGTTCAACGCTATCATGATGCGGGCAGGCATTACCCTCATTATCACCGCCGCCTTTAGCGTGAGTACCATGTTCTACTCCATCTCGGCAGGCTATCCGTTCTTTATGATTGCCTTTTTGCAGGTCGTCACCTTTGCAGGTATTTATTTCAAACTGGGTGATTTGATGGGAATGTTCAGCTTGCAGTCAGGCGACGCACAGCAGGTCGGCAGGCGTATCTTCCGGCGACCTTATATGCTCCTAAACCGAGGGGCAAGGCGCATGGAGCGTCGTGTCGGCAGGACGTTAGCCGCTGGCATGGCTGGCGGTGCGGTGGGTGCTGCGGTGGCTTCTGGCAGCCGTAAACCCGATACAAGGAAATCAGCGGACAGACAGAACCACGCCACAGGCAGCCGCCCCAACCACGATACCGGACAATCCGGCAGTACCGCTACCTTTGGCAAGCGTGCTGGCTCTAAGGTGGGTGCGGTGCTGGATACAAAGCAGAGAGTCAAAGACAAGGCACAGTCCGTTAAAGAACAGGTGAAAGATATGCCGATACAGGCAGGATACGCCGTCCATTCCGTGAAAGAACGGGCAAAGGAAAACGTGTCCGACTTCAAGCGTGGCATGGTGGAAGAAAAAACCACCCGGCAGCAAGGACGGGCGGCAAAACAGGGCAGCCACAGGCAGACCATAGCGGAAAAGCGCATGGCAATGGAAAAGGCAAAGCCGACAGGATCAGCGGCGAAAGGTACTGCCCCTGTCCATGAGCGACCAGCCACAACGCCTGTATCCGGCGTAACAACACCACAGGCGACCGCTGCGAAAGGTGCAGCTCCTAAGACAGAGCCGACCAGCAAGGAACGTCCGGCGGCAGTAACCAGAGAAAGCTATGAGAAACCGCCGACCACGAAAGGCAGAGAGCCAGCGGCAAAGCCACAGGAACAGCGCACGCAAGTGGTACGGGAGTCTACGGCACGTCCACAGACGGTCAAAGAGCCTGCAAAGCCACAGGCGGTAAAAGAGCCTGCTCCTGTCGGAACTAAGACTATTCGCCAGACCTCGGCACAGAAAACAAGCCGGAATATCCAGCGTAACACCGGGAAGAACTCCACCACCCACAACACGAAGAAAGGACGGAAAAAATGA
- the tcpF gene encoding conjugal transfer ATPase TcpF — MFPIKYIENNLVFNHDGECFAYYELIPYNYSFLSPEEKYMVHDNFRQLIAQNRDGKIHALQISTESSIRQTQERSKKEVTGRLCEVASAKIDEQTEALVEMIGENQIDYRFFLGFKLLVNEEEISLKHAGKSAAMTFADFLYEVNHQLMGDFVSMSNDEIARFQKMEKLLESKISRRFKIRRLEKHDFGYLIEHIYGKTGVAYEDYAYNFPVKKLKKETLVKRYDLIRPTRCQITENQRYLKLDSEEQTTFAAYFTINNIVGELDFPSSEIFYYQQQQFTFPVSTSMNVEIVTNKKALTTVRNKKKELKDLDNHAWESNNETSNNVVDALDSVNELETTLDQSKESMYKLSYVVRVAADSLDELKRRCDEVKDFYDDLNVKLVRPFGDMLGLHGEFIPASKRYINDYIQYVTSDFLAGLGFGATQQLGESDGIYIGYNLDTGRNVYLKPSLAAQGVKGSVTNALAAAFLGSLGGGKSFCNNLIVYYAVLFGGSAVIVDPKSERGNWKETLPEIAQEINIVNLTSEAKNKGLLDPYVIMKNLKDAESLAIDILTFLTGISSRDGDKFPVLRKAIRSVTQGKRRGLLCVIDELRKEDTLVSNNIAEHIESMVDYDFSHLLFSDGTVEQSISLDKQLNIIQVADLVLPDRDTKFEEYTTMELLSVAMLIVISTFALDYIHSDRSIFKMVDLDEAWTFLQVAQGKALSNKLIRAGRSMNAAVYFVTQNSGDVDDEKMKNNIGLKFAFRSTDISEIKNTLEFFGVDKDDENNQKRLRDLENGQCLFQDLYGRVGVIQIHPVFADLFHAFDTRPPIQTEETR, encoded by the coding sequence ATGTTCCCCATTAAATATATCGAAAACAATCTGGTGTTCAACCATGACGGGGAGTGCTTCGCCTACTATGAGCTGATACCCTACAATTATTCGTTCCTGTCGCCGGAGGAAAAGTACATGGTGCATGACAACTTCCGGCAACTTATCGCACAGAACCGTGACGGGAAGATACACGCCTTGCAGATCAGCACCGAGTCCAGTATCCGGCAGACACAGGAACGCTCCAAAAAGGAGGTCACAGGCCGGCTTTGTGAGGTGGCTAGTGCAAAGATAGACGAACAGACCGAAGCGTTAGTTGAAATGATTGGGGAAAATCAGATTGACTACCGCTTTTTCCTTGGCTTCAAGCTGCTGGTAAATGAGGAAGAAATCAGCTTGAAGCACGCCGGAAAGTCCGCTGCCATGACCTTTGCTGATTTTCTGTATGAGGTCAACCATCAGCTCATGGGGGATTTTGTATCCATGAGTAATGATGAAATCGCCCGTTTCCAAAAGATGGAGAAGCTCTTGGAGAGCAAAATCTCCCGCCGCTTTAAAATCCGGCGTTTGGAAAAACACGATTTTGGCTACCTAATCGAGCATATTTACGGGAAAACAGGCGTTGCCTATGAGGACTATGCCTACAACTTCCCCGTAAAGAAGCTGAAAAAAGAAACGCTGGTAAAGCGGTATGACCTTATCCGTCCGACACGCTGCCAGATCACGGAGAACCAGCGGTACTTAAAGCTGGACAGTGAGGAACAGACGACCTTTGCCGCCTACTTCACAATCAACAATATCGTCGGGGAGCTGGATTTTCCATCTTCGGAAATCTTCTACTACCAGCAGCAACAGTTCACGTTCCCCGTGTCCACGTCCATGAATGTAGAAATCGTCACCAACAAGAAAGCATTGACGACGGTTCGCAATAAGAAAAAGGAATTAAAAGACCTGGACAACCACGCTTGGGAGTCCAACAACGAAACCAGCAACAACGTGGTGGACGCTCTGGACTCTGTAAATGAGCTGGAAACTACTTTAGACCAGTCCAAAGAGTCCATGTATAAGCTGTCTTACGTGGTGCGTGTGGCGGCAGATAGCTTGGACGAGCTGAAACGCCGCTGTGATGAAGTCAAGGACTTTTACGACGACCTCAATGTGAAGCTGGTGCGCCCGTTCGGGGATATGCTTGGTCTGCATGGAGAGTTCATTCCAGCCAGTAAGCGGTACATCAACGATTATATCCAGTACGTGACAAGTGATTTTCTGGCAGGTCTTGGCTTTGGTGCGACACAGCAGTTAGGAGAAAGCGACGGTATCTATATCGGCTATAACCTTGACACGGGCAGAAATGTGTACTTAAAACCGAGCCTTGCGGCACAGGGAGTCAAAGGCTCTGTGACAAACGCCCTTGCTGCGGCGTTCCTTGGCTCACTAGGGGGCGGTAAGTCCTTTTGCAACAACCTCATTGTCTACTATGCGGTGCTGTTCGGCGGCAGTGCGGTCATTGTAGACCCAAAATCCGAGCGTGGGAACTGGAAAGAAACGCTGCCGGAGATTGCACAGGAAATCAATATCGTGAACCTTACCAGTGAAGCGAAAAACAAAGGACTGCTTGACCCTTACGTGATTATGAAGAACTTAAAAGACGCTGAAAGCCTAGCAATCGACATCCTGACCTTTTTAACAGGTATCAGTAGCCGTGACGGTGACAAGTTCCCGGTGCTTAGAAAGGCAATCCGTTCTGTGACACAGGGCAAAAGGCGAGGTCTTTTGTGCGTCATTGACGAGCTGCGGAAAGAGGACACTCTTGTTTCCAACAACATAGCGGAGCATATCGAGAGCATGGTGGACTATGACTTTTCCCATCTGCTCTTTTCCGACGGTACGGTGGAACAGTCCATCAGCTTAGATAAGCAGCTCAACATCATACAGGTGGCTGATTTGGTGCTGCCAGACCGTGACACGAAGTTTGAAGAATACACCACAATGGAGCTGCTTTCTGTGGCTATGCTTATCGTTATCAGTACCTTTGCCCTCGACTATATCCACTCCGACCGGAGCATTTTCAAAATGGTGGATTTAGATGAAGCGTGGACATTCTTACAGGTGGCACAGGGCAAGGCTCTGTCCAACAAGCTGATACGTGCAGGGCGTTCTATGAACGCTGCCGTTTATTTCGTGACACAGAACTCCGGCGACGTGGACGACGAGAAGATGAAGAACAATATCGGCTTAAAGTTTGCGTTCCGCTCCACGGACATCAGCGAGATCAAGAACACGCTTGAATTTTTTGGTGTGGACAAAGACGACGAGAACAACCAGAAGCGGCTACGGGATTTGGAGAACGGACAATGCCTGTTTCAAGACCTTTACGGTCGGGTGGGCGTTATCCAGATACACCCTGTCTTTGCCGACCTGTTCCATGCCTTTGATACCAGACCGCCAATCCAGACAGAAGAAACGAGGTGA
- a CDS encoding conjugal transfer protein translates to MKKIRSYTSIWSVEKVIYAINDFQLPFPITFTQMAWFVVSLFAVIVFAELPPLNMIDGAFLKYFGIPVAVTWFMSQKTFDGKKPYGFLKSSISYLLRPKVTYAGKAVKLKTELLNTAITAVRSDVYVPH, encoded by the coding sequence TTGAAGAAAATAAGAAGCTATACCAGCATTTGGAGCGTGGAAAAGGTCATTTATGCTATCAATGACTTTCAGCTCCCGTTCCCCATCACATTCACACAGATGGCGTGGTTCGTGGTATCCCTGTTTGCGGTGATCGTATTTGCGGAACTGCCGCCCCTAAACATGATTGACGGGGCGTTCCTCAAATACTTTGGTATCCCCGTGGCGGTGACGTGGTTCATGAGCCAGAAAACCTTTGACGGAAAGAAACCCTACGGTTTCCTAAAATCCAGTATCAGTTACCTGCTGCGCCCAAAAGTGACCTACGCCGGGAAAGCGGTGAAGCTGAAAACGGAACTATTGAATACAGCCATTACGGCAGTTAGGAGTGATGTGTATGTTCCCCATTAA